The following are encoded in a window of Ricinus communis isolate WT05 ecotype wild-type chromosome 4, ASM1957865v1, whole genome shotgun sequence genomic DNA:
- the LOC8270233 gene encoding mediator of RNA polymerase II transcription subunit 22b isoform X2 yields the protein MNKGGVGSGSAGGAGSGPTAAAATAAAQKQKSLMQRVETDIANIVDNFTHLVNVAGVNELPVRNSQEAFMMEMHAARMDLHLLMTM from the exons ATGAATAAAGGTGGAGTAGGAAGTGGGAGTGCTGGAGGAGCGGGAAGTGGGCCGACAGCGGCGGCAGCAACAGCAGCTGCACAAAAGCAGAAATCTTTGATGCAGAGAGTGGAAACAGATATTGCAAACATTGTTGACAATTTCACTCACCTTGTCAATGTCGCCGGG GTGAATGAGCTACCAGTTAGAAATTCACAAGAAGCTTTTATGATGGAAATGCATGCTGCCAGAATG